A portion of the Glandiceps talaboti chromosome 13, keGlaTala1.1, whole genome shotgun sequence genome contains these proteins:
- the LOC144444329 gene encoding LOW QUALITY PROTEIN: nose resistant to fluoxetine protein 6-like (The sequence of the model RefSeq protein was modified relative to this genomic sequence to represent the inferred CDS: substituted 1 base at 1 genomic stop codon), with the protein MNVSIIENKIKRRAPLTIHISVLLSGAGLPVNGAECATDPPYTTGYYIAIVTCCILAGLMVFGTGYDVIWNRNLKKQLKRSLEIEQDGNLKQKLIDSKMTVEELKKKKPGYLGKFLISFSVVTNGRKLLSTKKGDSSSISALNGIRVISMLWVMLGHSFQFGLGNYDNNRYIIQDVFQRFSFLGVFGGPYAVDTFFVLSGCLVSYLAMKQLYKTKGKLNWLLYYFHRWWRLTPAFALVLLIWTTLTLHIGSGPGHNAFFETNAQTCRDYWWASLLYFNNLXPWLGSYYCMALVWYLQVDMQLFILSPIFLICLYKSFLIGTSVIAFFTVASFAVVAAIATYFGRPMGLDLEYYNDNLSDKSIDILYGKPYSRVQVYMVGIFLGYVLCRLNGKQVKLNKFLNLLCWALAIGVGLTLIYGLYPTVTGAHPDQWFAVLYISISRFLYAVAVSWVIFACATGNGGPVNVLLSWSAWYPLARLTYCAYLVHPMLMVLYYYNLDSPIHYTDITMAYNYIAHVVISYSVAFVISVAIESPMIGLEKLIFRR; encoded by the exons ATGAATGTTAGTatcatagaaaataaaataaagagaCGAGCGCCATTAACTATCCATATTTCGGTGTTGTTATCAGGTGCAGGACTACCAGTTAATGGAGCTGAGTGCGCCACAGATCCTCCTTATACGACGGGATATTACATTGCTAT TGTCACATGTTGTATATTAGCTGGTTTAATGGTCTTTGGAACCGGATATGACGTAATCTGGAATAGGAATCTCAAGAAGCAATTAAAAAGGAGTCTTGAGATAGAACAAGATGGAAATCTAAAACAAAAACTTATCGACAGTAAGATGACAGTTGAAGAGTTAAAGAAAAAGAAACCAG GTTACCTCGGGAAATTTCTCATCTCGTTCTCCGTCGTAACCAATGGTAGAAAATTGCTTAGTACAAAGAAAGGTGATTCTAGTAGCATATCGGCACTGAACGGAATTCGGGTTATTAGTATGTTGTGGGTTATGTTGGGACATTCATTTCAGTTTGGACTTGGGAATTATG ACAACAATCGTTATATTATCCAAGATGTCTTTCAACGGTTTTCATTCCTTGGTGTTTTCGGTGGTCCTTATGCAGTGGATACGTTCTTCGTTCTGAG TGGTTGTCTTGTTTCATACCTTGCTATGAAGCAACTGTACAAAACCAAGGGAAAGTTGAACTGGCTCCTTTACTATTTCCATCGTTGGTGGCGCCTCACACCTGCATTTGCTTTGGTGCTGTTGATATGGACCACTTTGACTTTACATATTGGAAGTGGACCAGGCCATAATGCTTTCTTTGAGACCAATGCTCAGACCTGTAGAGACTATTGGTGGGCTTCGTTACTGTACTTCAATAACCTTTAACCATGGCTAGGCAGTTATTAT TGCATGGCCTTGGTATGGTATCTACAAGTTGATATGCAGTTATTCATTTTGAGTCCAATATTTCTTATATGTTTATACAA GTCATTCCTGATTGGTACTAGCGTTATTGCATTCTTTACTGTTGCTTCTTTTGCTGTAGTTGCTGCTATAGCAACATACTTCGGAAGACCGATGGGATTAGACCTAGA GTACTACAATGACAACTTATCTGATAAAtctattgatattttatatggCAAACCATACAGCCGTGTACAAGTTTACATGGTTGGTATATTCCTTGGATATGTACTATGTAGACTGAACGGGAAACAAGTCAAACTGAATAAG TTTTTGAACTTACTATGCTGGGCACTTGCAATCGGTGTTGGACTGACCTTAATATATGGACTCTATCCTACCGTAACTGGTGCACACCCTGACCAATGGTTTGCTGTTCTCTACATTTCAATTTCTCGCTTTCTATACGCTGTGGCTGTATCTTGGGTTATATTTGCGTGTGCAACCGGCAATGGAG GTCCAGTAAATGTATTATTGTCTTGGAGTGCATGGTACCCATTGGCTCGTTTAACCTATTGTGCGTATTTAGTACATCCCATGTTAATGGTTCTTTACTACTATAATCTGGACTCACCGATACATTACACAGATATTACTATG GCTTACAACTATATTGCACATGTGGTGATATCCTATTCAGTGGCCTTCGTAATATCCGTGGCCATAGAATCCCCTATGATTGGATTAGAGAAACTGATTTTTCGCCGTTGA
- the LOC144444330 gene encoding nose resistant to fluoxetine protein 6-like has translation MVAVQTWKIYLALTFLLLKPYDVECQINAFKFQDTLREVRSLEKMEIPSELEDISSNKDLMRRIQVFMSNVQADSYNISSQCRNDTDVFMKYWPEQTYARQMFVSFGDLPEIIRQFETTWCPQSLGQFDVCRAVEPEAGLHSFGAEYCTATVAGLFKWAVCFPESCNGDDVSYILSEGGGLPVDSTVCYTEPPYTTGDYICIVICSILVALMILGTGYDVIWHRKLKRQLRSLELEQDGNLKQKLIDSKMTVGELKKKKPGYFGQFLISFSVITNGRKLLSTEQRGSSTISAINGIRVISMFWVMLGHSLSFGIGYFSNNRYVIEIPLTRFSYMAVYAGVYAVDTFFLLSACLVSYLTLKQIYKNKGKLNWALFYFHRWWRLTPAFALTVLLSASLVIHIGTGPMHNKTFLIQQELCQKYWWAALLYFNNFYPWPGNLGEMCLGHTWYLQVDMQLFIISPIFLILIYKSFVIGTSVMAFSTVASIAVVAGLSTYFGFPIGGYDSTYYNDNYIAGDDWTYAKPYSRLQVYVVGIFLGYVLCRLNGKQIKLNKVVNLLCWALAAGVALTIVYGLYPTTQGAHPDQWIAVLYLATSRFAFVVAVAWVIFACATGNGGPVNVLLSWNAWIPLARLTYCAYLIHIFVMFLYNGNIRELIHYTDITTTYIFIANVVVSYLCAFVYSLAIESPMIGLEKLIFRR, from the exons ATGGTTGCCGTCCAGACTTGGAAAATTTACCTGGCGTTGACATTCCTTCTTTTAAAACCGTACGATGTTGAATGCCAGATCAATGCCTTTAAATTCCAAGACACCTTAAGAGAAGTGAGGTCGTTGGAGAAAATGGAAATACCTAGCGAACTTGAAGACATTTCAAGCAACAAAGATTTGATGAGACGTATTCAAGTGTTTATGTCAAATGTCCAGGCAGATAGTTATAATATCTCATCACAATGTCGTAATGATACTGACGTGTTTATGAAATACTGGCCTGAACAGACGTATGCAAGACAAA tgtttgtgtCATTCGGCGACCTACCAGAAATCATACGACAGTTTGAAACAACTTGGTGTCCTCAAAGCTTAGGACAATTTGATGTATGTCGTGCTGTAGAACCAGAGGCTGGATTGCATTCATTTGGTGCTGAATATTGTACTGCCACAGTTGCA GGTCTTTTTAAATGGGCTGTTTGTTTTCCAGAAAGCTGTAATGGTGACGATGTTTCCTATATTTTGTCCGAAG GAGGCGGTCTACCCGTGGACAGTACAGTATGCTACACAGAGCCACCATACACAACAGGGGACTATATTTGCAT TGTGATATGCAGCATCCTAGTTGCCTTAATGATCCTTGGAACCGGATATGACGTAATCTGGCATAGGAAACTGAAGAGACAGTTAAGGAGTCTTGAGCTAGAACAAGATGGAAATCTGAAACAAAAACTTATCGACAGTAAGATGACAGTTGGAGAGTTGAAGAAAAAGAAACCAG gATATTTTGGACAATTTCTCATCTCGTTTTCTGTCATAACTAATGGTCGTAAGTTACTTAGTACAGAACAACGTGGCTCAAGTACAATATCTGCTATCAATGGAATTCGTGTTATCAGTATGTTCTGGGTTATGTTAGGCCACTCGCTTTCTTTTGGAATTGGCTATTTCT CTAATAATCGATACGTCATCGAAATCCCCCTGACACGGTTTTCTTACATGGCTGTTTACGCTGGTGTATATGCTGTGGATACATTCTTCCTTTTAAG TGCATGTCTTGTTTCTTACCTTACAttgaaacaaatatacaaaaacaaaggaaaactCAACTGGGCCCTTTTTTACTTCCATCGTTGGTGGCGCCTAACACCTGCCTTTGCATTAACTGTTTTGTTATCGGCATCATTGGTCATACACATCGGAACGGGTCCAATGCACAATAAAACATTCTTGATCCAGCAGGAACTTTGTCAGAAATACTGGTGGGCTGCgttattgtatttcaataacttttATCCATGGCCGGGAAACCTGGGTGAAATG TGTCTGGGTCACACGTGGTATCTACAAGTTGACATGCAATTGTTTATCATTAGTCCAATCTTCCTTATTCTGATATACAA GTCTTTTGTAATTGGTACAAGTGTGATGGCATTCTCCACGGTAGCATCTATTGCTGTTGTAGCTGGTTTATCTACTTATTTTGGATTCCCTATAGGAGGATACGATTCAAC TTACTACAATGATAACTACATAGCTGGAGATGATTGGACCTACGCTAAACCCTACAGTCGTCTACAAGTTTACGTGGTTGGTATATTCCTCGGATATGTTCTATGTAGACTGAACGGGAAACAAATCAAACTGAATAAG GTTGTGAATTTGTTGTGCTGGGCACTTGCAGCTGGTGTTGCACTGACTATAGTATATGGTCTCTATCCAACCACTCAGGGAGCACATCCCGACCAATGGATTGCTGTTCTCTACCTGGCCACGAGTCGATTTGCTTTCGTTGTGGCCGTAGCTTGGGTTATATTTGCATGTGCCACTGGCAATGGTG GTCCAGTAAATGTATTATTATCTTGGAATGCATGGATCCCATTGGCTCGTTTAACCTACTGTGcatatttaatacatatattCGTGATGTTTCTCTACAATGGAAATATCAGGGAACTGATCCACTACACTGACATTACAACG ACGTACATCTTTATTGCCAATGTGGTGGTATCATATTTATGTGCCTTCGTGTACTCCTTGGCTATAGAGTCACCAATGATTGGACTGGAGAAACTGATATTTCGCCGATAG